The proteins below come from a single Vibrio natriegens NBRC 15636 = ATCC 14048 = DSM 759 genomic window:
- the hutC gene encoding histidine utilization repressor has translation MSAPLYMQIKQFILDKIETGEWMTGQRIATEFELTEQFEVSRMTVNKAIRDLVNEGRLQRRPRLGTFVCDPVEKSESPLLDIRNIAAEVRDRGREYRSKVLKQVAIKADATIATKLGVMLGTTVFYSEIIHYEDSTPIQLELRWVNSQYAPSYLDQDFTHITPNQFLSDNCPLSAIEHTVEAIVPDNRIKLDLNMSSNEPCLLLNRRTWSQDKLVSTALLYHPGNKYKLSSKVLI, from the coding sequence ATGTCTGCGCCACTCTACATGCAAATTAAGCAATTTATCCTCGATAAAATTGAAACCGGAGAGTGGATGACCGGACAACGTATCGCAACCGAGTTCGAATTAACGGAACAATTTGAAGTCAGTAGAATGACCGTGAACAAGGCGATTCGAGATCTCGTGAATGAAGGCAGACTTCAACGTCGCCCGCGGCTTGGCACATTTGTCTGTGATCCGGTTGAGAAATCGGAGTCACCATTGCTAGACATCCGCAATATTGCTGCAGAAGTGAGGGACCGCGGCCGTGAGTATCGCAGCAAGGTTCTAAAACAGGTCGCGATTAAAGCCGATGCGACGATCGCAACAAAACTTGGCGTGATGCTGGGCACCACCGTATTCTACAGTGAAATTATCCACTACGAAGACAGCACGCCAATTCAGTTGGAACTGCGCTGGGTCAACAGCCAATATGCGCCAAGCTACCTGGACCAAGACTTTACTCATATCACGCCTAATCAGTTTTTGTCAGACAACTGCCCGCTCAGTGCCATCGAACACACTGTGGAGGCTATCGTTCCTGACAACCGCATAAAGCTTGATCTCAATATGTCATCTAACGAGCCTTGTCTTCTCCTAAACCGAAGAACCTGGAGCCAGGATAAATTGGTCAGCACGGCTTTACTTTACCATCCAGGGAATAAATACAAACTGAGTTCCAAAGTGCTGATTTAA
- a CDS encoding sporulation protein, producing MFKKLKASLGIGSAKVDTILDEMSVYQGSTLTGYVQIIGGDVEQRIDAITIKLNTEMKVEVDDSVRYETFTLDQLKAVEPFVIQANEEKQVPFQLKLHDETPITLVNALKNQCHVWLETTLDIDFAMDPRDRDYIEVKPLPVVSRVIQSIEQAGFSMVKADVEKGFLRGGSFSSRSGIYQELEFRNNGFISSKEIELSFILDGQVIHCLAEIDRSLSLSGDQYRSFTLPISATDAQVAAAIAPTLSL from the coding sequence ATGTTTAAAAAGTTAAAAGCATCATTAGGTATTGGTTCGGCAAAAGTGGATACCATTTTGGACGAGATGAGTGTTTACCAGGGTTCAACGCTTACAGGGTATGTCCAAATTATTGGTGGCGATGTAGAACAGCGCATTGACGCAATCACCATTAAACTGAATACGGAAATGAAAGTAGAAGTGGATGACAGCGTCAGATATGAGACGTTTACGCTTGATCAGCTGAAAGCTGTTGAGCCTTTTGTGATTCAAGCCAATGAAGAAAAGCAAGTGCCTTTTCAGTTAAAGTTACATGATGAAACACCCATTACTCTGGTCAACGCATTAAAAAATCAATGTCACGTTTGGTTAGAAACAACCTTAGACATTGACTTCGCGATGGACCCGCGTGACCGCGACTATATTGAAGTTAAGCCACTGCCAGTGGTATCACGAGTCATTCAGTCGATCGAACAAGCCGGATTTTCAATGGTGAAAGCAGATGTTGAAAAAGGTTTCTTGCGCGGCGGTTCTTTCTCTTCTCGCTCAGGTATCTATCAGGAATTGGAGTTCCGTAACAACGGTTTCATCTCTTCGAAAGAAATTGAACTTTCCTTCATTTTAGACGGGCAAGTCATCCACTGTTTAGCAGAAATCGACCGTTCGCTCAGCTTGTCTGGCGACCAGTATCGTTCATTCACTTTACCAATCAGTGCGACAGATGCTCAAGTCGCCGCAGCGATTGCTCCAACTTTAAGTTTATAA
- a CDS encoding DUF3187 family protein yields the protein MIKMRWHPTLFCTVVCFSTPALAANDFYGPLRAYAQSPIQSVSHTNYLRSGFSLPSDYIEGYASATIASVWAHTDEYALDYYHNQVEVGGKWQISSRWQWELNYRWVFEADNHLDGLTRKFHDLFSIDQNGRDEVGKGRSYISMPQYGVFEDDFSRETIANNISTYVQYQIFQSKQHGLSLGGSLYYDKVTHGTFKGSSFEQGFQVNYSYLNSDHAIYSMIGMTFRPDDRAMLNLPYRKNTAAISAGYRYSLAENHHMIIEYHWYQGSAAGPNEFADAAKEIKVGYRYLMQNSALELIAIENVGNMDNSTDIAFTIGYRYLFRPGSDS from the coding sequence ATGATCAAAATGAGATGGCATCCTACCCTATTTTGCACTGTTGTATGTTTCTCAACCCCTGCATTGGCCGCCAATGACTTTTATGGCCCGCTCCGCGCCTACGCTCAATCACCGATACAATCGGTTAGCCACACTAATTACTTACGCTCAGGATTTAGTTTGCCTTCAGATTACATTGAAGGTTATGCATCGGCCACAATAGCCAGTGTCTGGGCTCATACGGATGAGTACGCTTTAGATTATTACCATAATCAGGTCGAGGTTGGTGGAAAATGGCAAATCAGCAGCCGCTGGCAGTGGGAGCTCAACTATCGCTGGGTATTTGAAGCCGATAACCATCTGGATGGTCTTACTAGAAAATTCCATGATTTATTTAGTATCGACCAAAATGGACGAGATGAAGTTGGCAAAGGCCGCTCTTACATATCAATGCCCCAATACGGCGTTTTTGAGGACGACTTTAGCAGAGAAACCATCGCCAATAATATTTCCACTTACGTCCAATACCAGATATTTCAAAGCAAACAGCATGGCCTGTCGCTTGGTGGCAGCCTTTATTACGACAAGGTTACTCACGGCACTTTTAAAGGAAGCAGTTTTGAACAGGGTTTTCAGGTCAACTATAGCTATCTGAATAGCGACCATGCCATTTATTCAATGATCGGAATGACCTTTCGTCCTGACGACCGTGCAATGCTCAACTTACCCTATCGAAAGAACACGGCTGCAATTTCAGCAGGCTATCGTTACTCCCTTGCCGAAAATCACCATATGATCATTGAGTACCACTGGTACCAAGGTTCAGCTGCAGGCCCGAACGAATTTGCCGATGCTGCCAAAGAGATTAAAGTTGGCTATCGCTACCTAATGCAAAACTCTGCTTTGGAGCTCATCGCTATAGAGAATGTGGGAAACATGGACAACAGTACCGATATCGCATTTACGATTGGCTATCGGTACTTATTTAGGCCGGGATCAGACAGCTAA
- the thrS gene encoding threonine--tRNA ligase, with product MPIITLPDGSQRQFDNPVSTMEVAQSIGPGLAKATIAGRVNGNRVDACDLIEEDASLEIITVKDEVDGLEIVRHSCAHLLGHALKQLYPQAKMAIGPTIDSGFYYDIDLDESLTQEDLEKIEKRMKELAKTKYEVVKKKVSWQEARDTFESRGEPYKVEILDENVSRDDRPGLYHHEEYIDMCRGPHVPNMGFCQHFTLLNVAGAYWRGNSDNKMLQRIYGTAFHDKKALKAHLTRLEEAAKRDHRKIGKQLDLFHMQQEAPGMVFWHHNGWSIFRDLEVFVRDKLNEYDYQEVKGPLMMDRVLWERSGHWDKYADAMFTTSSENREYAIKPMNCPGHVQIFNQGLKSYRDLPLRMAEFGSCHRNEPSGALHGIMRVRGFTQDDAHIFCTESQIQEEVTSCIKMVYDTYQTFGFDNIVVKLSTRPEKRVGSDEIWDQSEEALKQSLESMEIPYEIQEGEGAFYGPKIEFTLYDCLDRAWQCGTVQLDFNLPGRLGATYVGENNERLVPVMIHRAILGSLERFIGILIEEYAGFFPTWLAPEQAVLMNITDKQSDYVQEVVQKLQKSGIRAKADLRNEKIGFKIREHTLKRVPYMLVVGDQEMEAGEIAVRTRKGKDLGKFKVDDFISYIQDEISSRKLNLEE from the coding sequence ATGCCTATTATTACTCTTCCTGACGGCAGTCAGCGTCAATTTGACAACCCAGTATCTACAATGGAAGTTGCGCAATCGATCGGTCCTGGTCTTGCAAAAGCAACAATCGCTGGTCGTGTTAACGGTAACCGTGTTGATGCGTGTGACCTAATTGAAGAAGACGCAAGCCTTGAGATCATCACAGTAAAAGATGAAGTCGACGGTCTGGAAATCGTTCGTCACTCATGTGCGCACCTTCTTGGTCACGCTCTAAAGCAGCTTTACCCACAAGCTAAAATGGCGATCGGTCCAACCATCGATAGCGGCTTCTACTACGACATCGACTTAGACGAGTCTCTAACGCAAGAAGATCTTGAGAAGATTGAAAAGCGTATGAAAGAACTGGCGAAGACCAAGTACGAAGTTGTTAAGAAAAAAGTAAGCTGGCAGGAAGCGCGTGATACGTTTGAATCACGTGGCGAACCATACAAGGTGGAAATCCTAGACGAAAACGTATCTCGTGATGATCGTCCAGGTCTTTACCACCATGAAGAATACATCGACATGTGTCGTGGCCCTCACGTTCCTAACATGGGTTTCTGTCAACATTTCACGCTATTGAATGTTGCGGGTGCTTACTGGCGTGGTAACAGCGACAACAAAATGCTTCAGCGTATTTACGGCACGGCTTTCCACGATAAGAAAGCACTTAAGGCTCACCTAACTCGCCTTGAAGAAGCTGCGAAGCGTGACCACCGTAAAATCGGTAAGCAACTAGACCTGTTCCACATGCAGCAAGAAGCACCGGGTATGGTGTTCTGGCATCACAATGGCTGGTCTATCTTCCGTGATCTAGAAGTGTTCGTTCGTGACAAACTAAACGAGTACGACTACCAGGAAGTAAAAGGCCCACTGATGATGGACCGTGTTCTTTGGGAACGCTCTGGTCACTGGGACAAATACGCAGATGCGATGTTCACGACTTCTTCTGAAAACCGTGAATACGCAATCAAGCCAATGAACTGTCCAGGTCACGTTCAGATCTTTAACCAAGGTCTAAAATCGTACCGTGATCTACCACTACGTATGGCAGAGTTCGGCTCATGTCACCGTAACGAACCATCTGGCGCACTACACGGCATCATGCGTGTACGTGGCTTTACTCAGGATGACGCTCACATTTTCTGTACTGAGAGCCAAATCCAAGAGGAAGTAACAAGCTGTATTAAGATGGTTTACGATACGTACCAAACATTTGGTTTCGACAACATCGTAGTGAAACTGTCTACTCGTCCAGAAAAACGTGTAGGTTCTGATGAAATCTGGGATCAATCTGAAGAAGCATTGAAACAGTCTCTAGAATCAATGGAAATTCCATACGAGATTCAAGAAGGCGAGGGTGCGTTCTACGGTCCTAAGATTGAATTCACGCTATACGACTGTCTAGATCGTGCATGGCAGTGTGGTACGGTTCAGTTAGACTTCAACCTACCTGGTCGCTTAGGTGCAACTTATGTAGGTGAAAACAACGAACGTCTAGTTCCGGTAATGATTCACCGTGCAATTCTAGGTTCCCTAGAACGTTTCATCGGTATCCTTATCGAAGAATATGCTGGTTTCTTCCCAACTTGGTTGGCACCAGAACAGGCTGTTCTTATGAATATTACTGATAAACAGTCAGATTATGTTCAAGAAGTAGTACAAAAATTACAAAAAAGTGGAATTAGAGCTAAAGCGGACTTGAGAAATGAGAAGATTGGCTTTAAAATCCGCGAACACACTTTGAAGCGTGTACCGTATATGCTTGTCGTTGGTGACCAAGAAATGGAAGCTGGCGAAATTGCAGTGCGTACTCGTAAAGGTAAAGATCTCGGTAAATTTAAGGTGGATGATTTTATCTCTTACATCCAAGACGAGATTTCAAGCCGTAAGCTCAATCTGGAGGAATAA
- the infC gene encoding translation initiation factor IF-3, which produces MKGGRRGQQPVKQNPHRLNGEIRGVREVRLTGADGESVGVVSIQEAIAAAEEAGMDLVEISPNAEPPVCRVMDYGKFLFEKSKAAKEQKKKQKQIQIKEVKFRPGTDIGDYQVKLRNLVRFLEEGNKVKVTIRFRGREMAHQDIGVDVLNRLKEDTAELAVVESFPSRIEGRQMIMVLAPKKK; this is translated from the coding sequence ATTAAAGGCGGAAGACGCGGCCAACAGCCGGTAAAACAAAACCCACACCGTTTAAACGGTGAAATTCGTGGCGTTCGTGAAGTTCGACTAACAGGCGCTGACGGTGAATCAGTTGGTGTTGTATCGATCCAAGAAGCGATTGCTGCTGCTGAAGAAGCAGGTATGGATCTTGTTGAGATTAGTCCTAACGCTGAGCCGCCAGTTTGTCGTGTGATGGACTACGGTAAATTCCTCTTTGAAAAGAGCAAGGCTGCGAAAGAGCAGAAGAAGAAGCAAAAGCAGATTCAGATCAAGGAAGTAAAATTCCGACCTGGAACTGATATTGGAGACTACCAGGTAAAACTACGCAACCTGGTGCGTTTCCTAGAAGAAGGCAACAAGGTGAAGGTAACAATTCGCTTCCGTGGCCGTGAGATGGCACACCAAGACATCGGTGTCGACGTTCTAAACCGCTTGAAAGAAGATACTGCAGAACTAGCTGTAGTTGAATCTTTCCCTAGCCGTATTGAAGGTCGTCAGATGATCATGGTGCTAGCCCCTAAAAAGAAGTAA
- the rpmI gene encoding 50S ribosomal protein L35, whose translation MPKMKTNKGAAKRFKKTAGGIKYKHATKRHILTKRTTKNKRQLRPNAILPKCEVAAVIRMLPYA comes from the coding sequence ATGCCTAAGATGAAAACCAACAAAGGTGCTGCTAAGCGTTTCAAGAAAACTGCTGGTGGTATTAAGTACAAGCACGCTACAAAACGTCACATCCTGACTAAGCGTACTACTAAGAACAAGCGTCAACTACGTCCAAATGCAATCCTTCCTAAATGTGAAGTGGCTGCAGTAATCCGTATGTTGCCATACGCTTAA
- the rplT gene encoding 50S ribosomal protein L20, giving the protein MPRVKRGVQARARHKKVLKQAKGYYGARSRVYRVAFQAVTKAGQYAYRDRRAKKRQFRQLWIARINAASRQNGLSYSRFINGLKKASIEIDRKILADIAVFDKAAFAVLVEKAKAAL; this is encoded by the coding sequence ATGCCTCGCGTAAAACGTGGTGTACAAGCTCGTGCACGTCATAAGAAAGTTCTAAAACAAGCTAAAGGTTACTACGGTGCGCGTTCACGTGTTTACCGCGTAGCTTTCCAAGCAGTTACTAAAGCTGGTCAATACGCTTACCGTGACCGTCGCGCTAAGAAACGTCAATTCCGTCAACTTTGGATTGCACGTATCAATGCGGCATCTCGTCAAAATGGTCTATCTTACAGCCGTTTCATCAACGGTCTTAAGAAAGCATCTATCGAGATCGACCGTAAGATCCTTGCGGACATCGCAGTATTCGACAAAGCTGCATTTGCAGTTCTAGTTGAAAAAGCGAAAGCTGCTCTTTAA
- a CDS encoding helix-turn-helix domain-containing protein, translating to MRDLTPEYLLAALRQAIKTKGLTYRELSEKMGMPLSTFKRHLTSTNLALDKLLEYCRAIDCTLDELQKLADQLQGEDEDYFSRTQDEVFFQYPHLYDFYRELRMLRGKDGYSILKKKYELSKQSMSDYLKALELLDLVYVDEENNITLHGPLFYSYAENSKLNDKYTEIIKKQAIAAENCVRVALARMKITEEQLLQLEDIVAKTVLDFHSKNVVAENYDVSDFTNIVVLAGPHQPVTFSDGITETNTHFIDDIRYAIASAGEKPSLSI from the coding sequence ATGAGAGATTTGACTCCCGAGTATTTGCTAGCCGCTTTAAGACAAGCGATTAAGACAAAAGGGCTAACATATCGAGAGCTATCTGAAAAAATGGGCATGCCGTTGTCCACTTTTAAAAGACATTTAACCAGTACCAACCTAGCTCTAGATAAATTACTCGAATACTGCAGAGCCATTGATTGCACGTTAGATGAACTGCAAAAGCTAGCAGACCAGCTTCAAGGTGAAGACGAAGACTATTTCAGCCGCACTCAAGATGAAGTGTTTTTCCAATACCCACACCTTTACGACTTTTATCGTGAGTTAAGGATGCTACGTGGTAAAGACGGTTACTCTATTTTGAAGAAAAAGTATGAGCTGTCTAAACAGAGCATGTCTGATTATCTCAAGGCTCTTGAGCTGTTGGATCTCGTCTATGTTGATGAAGAGAACAATATTACTCTGCATGGTCCGCTTTTTTACAGCTATGCTGAGAACTCGAAGCTTAACGATAAATACACAGAAATCATTAAAAAGCAGGCCATTGCCGCTGAGAACTGTGTCCGTGTTGCTTTGGCAAGGATGAAGATCACTGAAGAGCAGCTTTTACAGCTTGAAGACATTGTCGCCAAGACAGTGCTTGATTTCCATTCAAAGAATGTTGTCGCAGAGAACTATGACGTCTCGGATTTCACCAACATCGTCGTATTAGCTGGCCCGCATCAACCTGTCACATTCTCTGATGGCATTACTGAGACAAACACGCACTTTATTGACGACATTCGCTATGCGATTGCCTCCGCGGGTGAAAAGCCGAGTTTATCTATCTAA
- the pheS gene encoding phenylalanine--tRNA ligase subunit alpha, with protein sequence MQHLEEIIASASTAIEAAESLVALDEVRVQYLGKKGELTAQLQSLGKLPPEERREAGQEINKAKGAVQQAIAARKDALQRAELEAKLAAETIDVTLPGRRIENGGLHPVTRTVERIEKFFGELGFNTESGPEIEDAFHNFDALNIAADHPARTDHDTFFFNPDLMLRTHTSGVQIRTMENGKPPFRFIAPGRVYRNDYDQTHTPMFHQVEGMLVDENVNFAQLKGILHDFLCNFFEEEVEVRFRPSYFPFTEPSAEVDVKGKNGKWLEVLGCGMVHPNVLRSVGIDPEKYSGFAFGMGVERLTMLRYGVNDLRAFFENDLRFLKQFK encoded by the coding sequence ATGCAACATCTAGAAGAGATCATTGCTAGCGCAAGCACTGCAATTGAAGCTGCCGAATCGCTAGTCGCACTTGATGAAGTGCGTGTTCAGTATCTAGGTAAGAAAGGTGAGCTAACTGCTCAGCTTCAAAGCCTAGGCAAACTACCACCAGAAGAGCGCCGTGAAGCTGGTCAAGAGATCAACAAAGCGAAAGGTGCCGTTCAGCAAGCAATCGCTGCTCGCAAAGACGCGCTACAACGCGCCGAGCTTGAAGCAAAGCTTGCTGCTGAAACCATCGACGTAACCCTGCCAGGTCGTCGTATTGAAAATGGTGGTCTACACCCAGTAACTCGCACTGTAGAACGTATTGAGAAGTTCTTTGGCGAACTTGGTTTTAACACTGAGTCAGGTCCAGAGATCGAAGATGCATTCCACAACTTCGATGCGCTAAACATTGCCGCTGATCACCCAGCGCGTACTGATCACGATACTTTCTTCTTCAACCCAGATTTGATGCTTCGTACTCACACGTCAGGCGTACAGATCCGTACGATGGAAAATGGCAAACCACCATTCCGTTTCATCGCACCGGGCCGTGTATACCGTAACGACTACGACCAAACGCATACGCCAATGTTCCACCAAGTGGAAGGTATGCTGGTTGATGAGAACGTAAACTTTGCTCAGCTGAAAGGCATTCTGCACGATTTCCTATGTAACTTCTTCGAAGAGGAAGTAGAAGTACGTTTCCGTCCATCTTACTTCCCATTCACTGAGCCTTCAGCAGAAGTAGACGTGAAAGGTAAAAACGGTAAATGGCTAGAAGTACTAGGCTGCGGTATGGTTCACCCGAACGTACTACGTAGCGTAGGCATCGATCCTGAAAAATACTCTGGTTTCGCATTCGGTATGGGTGTTGAGCGTCTGACGATGCTTCGTTACGGCGTGAACGACCTGCGTGCGTTCTTCGAGAACGATCTTCGTTTCCTAAAACAGTTCAAGTAA